From Grus americana isolate bGruAme1 chromosome 22, bGruAme1.mat, whole genome shotgun sequence, the proteins below share one genomic window:
- the LOC129195642 gene encoding keratin, type I cytoskeletal 15-like, which produces MASSLVQSSYSTYGGGFGGAGSSSSRLSSVRTGGTCRAPSIHGGSGGRGVSISSARYVSSVGGGYGGGLCSGFGSGYGGGYSGFGGGAACGFGGGPGFGGGAGFGGGAGFGGGFEFGGGVGGGDGLLSGNEKITMQNLNDRLASYLDKVRALEEANSDLEVKIRDWYQKQAPTSPARDYSNYYKIIEDLRDKILAATIDNSRVILEIDNARLAADDFRLKYENELFLRQSVESDINGLRRVLDELTLSRADLEMQIETLKEELAYLKKNHEEEMKEYSNQLSGTVNVEMDAAPGIDLTRILSEMREQYEALAEKNRKDAEAWFFTQTDELNREVATHTQQIQTSKSEITELRRTLQSLEIELQSQLSMKAGLEANLRDTEGRYCAQLAQIQALITSVEEQLSELRCDMERQNQEYRMLMDIKSRLEQEIATYRQLLEGQDSQMSGVNPKDASLSGRVRIGIEDDGKLVSTRERRFQ; this is translated from the exons ATGGCTTCTTCCTTAGTGCAGAGCTCTTATTCTACCTATGGTGGTGGCTTTGGGGGTgctggaagcagcagctctCGCCTTTCCTCAGTCCGAACAGGAGGAACCTGCCGAGCTCCAAGCATACATGGAGGATCTGGTGGCAGGGGTGTCTCCATCTCTTCAGCTAGGTATGTCTCCTCTGTAGGAGGCGGATATGGCGGTGGcttgtgttctggttttggtaGTGGTTATGGAGGAGGCTACAGTGGCTTTGGTGGTGGTGCAGCCTGTGGCTTTGGTGGAGGTCCTGGCTTTGGTGGAGGAGCTGGCTTTGGTGGAGGAGCTGGCTTTGGTGGAGGTTTTGAATTTGGTGGTGGCGTTGGTGGTGGTGATGGCCTTCTCtctggaaatgaaaagataaCTATGCAGAATCTGAATGACCGCCTGGCTTCGTACCTGGACAAGGTacgagcactggaagaggcaaATTCGGATTTAGAAGTTAAAATCCGAGACTGGTATCAGAAGCAAGCTCCCACCAGCCCAGCCCGGGACTACAGTAATTATTACAAGATAATTGAAGATCTCCGAGACAAG ATCCTTGCAGCTACTATTGACAATTCCAGAGTCATTTTGGAGATTGACAATGCCAGGCTGGCTGCAGATGACTTCAGACTGAA GTATGAGAATGAGTTATTCCTGCGCCAGAGCGTAGAGTCCGACATCAACGGCCTGCGCAGAGTCCTGGATGAGCTGACTCTGTCCAGAGCTGACCTGGAGATGCAGATTGAAACACTGAAGGAGGAGCTGGCTTATCTGAAGAAGAACCATGAGGAA gaaatgaaagaatattCAAATCAGCTAAGTGGAACAGTCAATGTGGAAATGGATGCAGCTCCTGGCATCGACCTGACCAGAATTCTGTCCGAGATGAGGGAACAGTATGAAGCTCTGGCCGAGAAGAACCGTAAAGATGCCGAGGCCTGGTTCTTCACTCAG accgATGAGCTGAACCGCGAAGTAGCCACCCACACACAACAGATACAGACCAGCAAATCAGAGATCACAGAACTGAGACGCACGCTCCAGAGCCTGGAGATTGAGCTCCAGTCACAGCTCAGCATG AAAGCTGGACTGGAAGCCAACTTGCGAGATACAGAAGGACGATACTGCGCACAGCTGGCACAGATTCAGGCTCTCATCACTAGCGTGGAGGAGCAGTTGAGTGAACTTCGATGCGACATGGAGCGTCAGAACCAGGAGTACAGAATGCTCATGGACATCAAAAGTCGCCTGGAGCAGGAAATCGCCACGTACCGCCAGTTGCTGGAGGGCCAGGACTCTCA GATGTCAGGAGTGAACCCTAAGGATG CATCTCTGAGTGGAAGAGTTCGCATAGGCATAGAAGATGATGGAAAACTTGTTTCTACTCGTGAAAGGAGATTCCAGTAA
- the LOC129195645 gene encoding keratin, type I cytoskeletal 13-like, producing the protein MSCSIKRTSSTSYRSGGGGGACGGGSGRSSSVSCRRYASSVIGGGSYGGGACSIGYGGGMGVGSLAGGFGGGFAGGFGGGFAGGFGAGGDVLLSGNEKVTMQNLNDRLASYLDKVRRLEEENAQLEHNIREWYRKQAPSVSRDYTSYYQTIEQLQNQIISATVDNNRLLLDIDNSKMTADDFRMKYENELVIRQTVEADINGLRNLLDDLTLVRSSLESELESLKDELIALKRNHEEEMRQLQSQTGGDVSVEVNAAPGEDLSKILNDLRNEYEQIIEKNRREVEQWYEVKIEEVNRQVTSSSQDIQTSSHQLTELRREMQNLEIELQAQLSTKNSLENSLAETESRYGFLLQQIQGQINSVEEELASIRCEMESQNQEYKMLLGIKTRLEQEIAQYRALLQEGQQDIVASQGAFQGGGKSSHSYSSTTYSHSQCGDMTGQARVC; encoded by the exons ATGAGCTGCAGCATCAAGAGAACGTCTAGTACCTCGTACAGGAGCGGTGGAGGTGGCGGCGCCTGTggtggcggcagcggcaggAGTTCCTCCGTCTCCTGCAGGCGATACGCCTCCTCCGTGATAGGCGGTGGGAGCTACGGTGGGGGAGCATGCAGCATCGGCTACGGAGGGGGCATGGGCGTGGGCAGCCTTGCTGGTGGCTTTGGCGGTGGCTTTGCGGGAGgctttggtggtggttttgcgGGAGGCTTTGGTGCCGGGGGGGACGTCCTTCTGAGCGGCAATGAGAAGGTCACCATGCAGAACCTCAACGACCGCCTGGCCTCTTACCTGGACAAAGTGCGAAggctggaggaagaaaatgctCAGCTTGAGCACAACATCCGGGAGTGGTACAGGAAACAAGCTCCCAGTGTTTCCAGGGACTACACCTCTTACTACCAGACCATCGAACAACTCCAAAATCAG ATCATTTCTGCCACTGTGGATAACAACAGACTGCTTCTGGACATTGATAACAGCAAGATGACTGCTGATGACTTCCGAATGAA GTATGAGAATGAGCTGGTCATCCGTCAGACTGTGGAGGCTGATATTAATGGCTTGAGAAATCTCCTGGATGACCTGACTCTGGTTAGATCTTCACTGGAATCTGAGCTAGAGTCCCTGAAGGATGAGCTGATTGCTCTTAAGAGAAACCATGAGGAG GAAATGAGACAGCTGCAGTCCCAAACTGGTGGCGACGTGAGCGTGGAAGTCAATGCTGCCCCTGGTGAAGACTTGTCAAAGATCCTGAACGACCTGAGAAACGAATACGAGCAGATCATTGAGAAGAACCGCAGAGAGGTGGAGCAGTGGTATGAAGTCAAG ATTGAAGAAGTCAACCGGCAGGTCACCTCTAGCAGCCAGGATATCCAGACAAGCAGCCACCAGCTCACCGAATTGAGACGTGAAATGCAGAACCTGGAGATCGAACTGCAGGCACAGCTCAGCACG AAAAACTCTCTGGAAAACTCCTTGGCAGAAACTGAATCGCGCTACGGCTTCCTGCTGCAACAAATCCAAGGGCAGATTAACTCTGTAGAGGAGGAGCTGGCCAGCATCCGCTGTGAGATGGAGAGTCAGAACCAGGAGTACAAGATGCTCCTGGGCATCAAGACCCGCCTGGAGCAGGAGATTGCTCAGTACCGGgcactgctgcaggagggacagCAAGACATTGT GGCCTCCCAAGGAGCTTTCCAAGGAGGTGGAAAATCCTCCCATTCATATTCTTCCACGACCTATTCTCATTCCCAGTGTGGTGACATGACAG GACAGGCAAGAGTGTGCTAG
- the LOC129195646 gene encoding keratin, type I cytoskeletal 16-like, which yields MSCSIKRTSSTSYRSGGGGGACGGGSGRSSSVSCRRYASSVIGGGSYGGGACSIGYGGGMGVGSLAGGFGGGFAGGFGGGFAGGFGAGGDVLLSGNEKVTMQNLNDRLASYLDKVRRLEEENAQLEHNIREWYRKQAPSVSRDYTSYYQTIEQLQNQIISATVDNNKLVLDIDNSKMTADDFRMKYENELVIRQTVEADINGLRNLLDDLTQTRSSLESELESLKDELIALKRNHEEEMRQLQSQTGGDVSVEVNAAPGEDLSKILNDLRNEYEQIIEKNRREVEQWYEVKIEEVNRQVTSSSQDIQTSSHQLTELRREMQNLEIELQAQLSTKNSLENSLAETESRYGFLLQQIQGQINSVEEELASIRCEMESQNQEYKMLLGIKTRLEQEIAQYRALLQEGQQDIVSSQGALQGGGMSSHSYSSTSYSHGQSCDKTGQSRVC from the exons ATGAGCTGCAGCATCAAGAGAACGTCTAGTACCTCGTACAGGAGCGGTGGAGGTGGCGGCGCCTGTggtggcggcagcggcaggAGTTCCTCCGTCTCCTGCAGGCGATACGCCTCCTCCGTGATAGGCGGTGGGAGCTACGGTGGGGGAGCATGCAGCATCGGCTACGGAGGGGGCATGGGCGTGGGCAGCCTTGCTGGTGGCTTTGGCGGTGGCTTTGCGGGAGgctttggtggtggttttgcgGGAGGCTTTGGTGCCGGGGGGGACGTCCTTCTGAGCGGCAATGAGAAGGTCACCATGCAGAACCTCAACGACCGCCTGGCCTCTTACCTGGACAAAGTGCGAAggctggaggaagaaaatgctCAGCTTGAGCACAACATCCGGGAGTGGTACAGGAAACAAGCTCCCAGTGTTTCCAGGGACTACACCTCTTACTACCAGACCATCGAACAACTCCAAAATCAG ATCATTTCTGCCACTGTGGACAATAACAAACTGGTTCTGGATATCGATAACAGCAAGATGACTGCTGATGACTTCCGAATGAA GTATGAGAATGAGCTGGTCATCCGTCAGACTGTGGAGGCTGATATTAATGGCTTGAGAAATCTCCTGGATGATCTCACTCAGACTCGGTCTTCACTGGAATCTGAGCTAGAATCCCTGAAGGATGAGCTGATTGCTCTTAAGAGAAACCATGAGGAG GAAATGAGACAGCTGCAGTCCCAAACTGGTGGCGACGTGAGCGTGGAAGTCAATGCTGCCCCTGGTGAAGACTTGTCAAAGATCCTGAACGACCTGAGAAACGAATACGAGCAGATCATTGAGAAGAACCGCAGAGAGGTGGAGCAGTGGTATGAAGTCAAG ATTGAAGAAGTCAACCGGCAGGTCACCTCTAGCAGCCAGGATATCCAGACAAGCAGCCACCAGCTCACCGAATTGAGACGTGAAATGCAGAACCTGGAGATCGAACTGCAGGCACAGCTCAGCACG AAAAACTCTCTGGAAAACTCCTTGGCAGAAACTGAATCGCGCTACGGCTTCCTGCTGCAACAAATCCAAGGGCAGATTAACTCTGTAGAGGAGGAGCTGGCCAGCATCCGCTGTGAGATGGAGAGTCAGAACCAGGAGTACAAGATGCTCCTGGGCATCAAGACCCGCCTGGAGCAGGAGATTGCTCAGTACCGGgcactgctgcaggagggacagCAAGACATTGT ATCGTCTCAAGGAGCTCTCCAAGGAGGAGGAATGTCCTCCCACTCTTATTCTTCCACTTCTTACTCTCATGGGCAGTCTTGTGACAAGACAG GGCAGTCAAGAGTGTGTTAA
- the LOC129195644 gene encoding keratin, type I cytoskeletal 19, translating into MACYSFRQTSSSVAGGPGGSSARFGGGCFRAPSIHGGSGGRGVSVSSARFVSSGLGSGLGGGYGSSFSSNFSGGYGGGLGIGDGLLSGNEKATMQSLNERLASYLDKVRALEEANSDLETKIRDWYQKQGPGPARDYSPYYKTIEDLRDKILDATIVNSKIVLQIDNARLAADDFKTKFETEQALRMNVEADINGLRRVLDELTLARTDLELQIENLKEELAYLKKNHEEEMSALGGQVAGQVSVELDSAPGIDLSKILADMRDQYEHMAEKNRKDAEAWFHNKTEELNREVAVNTEQLQSSKSEVTDLRRSLQGLEIELQSQLSMKAALESTLADTEGRYGAQLAQIQGLVGSMEAQLAELRADMERQNSEYKILMDIKTRLEQEIATYRQLLEGQESQMFGSLSETADKRDKLADGK; encoded by the exons ATGGCCTGTTACAGCTTCAGGCAAACTTCCTCTTCTGTGGCAGGGGGACCCGGTGGCTCCTCGGCCCGTTTCGGTGGTGGTTGCTTTAGGGCTCCAAGCATCCACGGGGGATCTGGTGGCAGGGGTgtgtcagtctcttctgctAGATTTGTCTCTTCTGGCCTGGGAAGCGGGCTGGGTGGTGGGTATGGCAGTAGTTTCAGCAGCAACTTTAGTGGTGGCTATGGCGGTGGTTTGGGTATTGGTGATGGCCTCCTCTCgggaaatgaaaaggcaacTATGCAAAGCCTGAACGAACGCCTCGCGTCTTACCTGGACAAAGTGCGTGCACTTGAAGAGGCAAACTCTGATCTTGAAACTAAAATTCGAGACTGGTACCAAAAACAAGGCCCAGGCCCAGCTCGGGACTACAGTCCTTATTACAAGACTATCGAAGACCTTCGAGACAAG ATCCTTGATGCCACTATCGTCAACTCGAAGATTGTCTTGCAGATTGACAATGCCAGGCTGGCTGCTGACGACTTCAAAACCAA gtTTGAAACAGAGCAAGCTCTTCGCATGAATGTGGAGGCCGACATCAACGGCCTGCGCAGGGTCCTGGATGAGCTCACCCTGGCTAGAACAGACCTGGAGCTGCAGATTGAAAACTTAAAGGAGGAGCTGGCTTACCTAAAGAAAAACCATGAGGAG GAAATGAGTGCCCTGGGAGGGCAAGTAGCTGGCCAAGTCAGTGTTGAACTGGACTCTGCTCCAGGCATTGACCTGTCCAAGATCCTGGCTGATATGAGAGATCAGTATGAACACATGGCTGAGAAGAACAGGAAGGATGCTGAGGCCTGGTTCCACAACAAG acTGAAGAGCTGAACCGTGAAGTCGCTGTCAATACTGAAcaactgcagagcagcaagTCTGAAGTCACTGACCTGAGACGTTCCCTCCAAGGGCTGGAAATAGAACTTCAGTCCCAGCTCAGCATG AAAGCCGCGCTGGAGAGCACCTTGGCAGACACGGAAGGGCGTTACGGTGCCCAGCTGGCGCAGATCCAGGGCCTGGTTGGCAGCATGGAGGCACAGCTGGCTGAGCTCCGAGCTGATATGGAGCGCCAGAACAGCGAATACAAGATCCTCATGGATATCAAGACTCGACTGGAGCAAGAGATCGCTACTTATCGACAACTCCTGGAAGGCCAGGAGTCCCA GATGTTTGGCTCCCTTTCTGAAACAGCCG ACAAAAGAGACAAGCTGGCAGATGGAAAATAG